From Anaerolineae bacterium, one genomic window encodes:
- a CDS encoding Diaminohydroxyphosphoribosylaminopyrimidine deaminase: MTLSYAQSLDGSLALERGRPLRLSSPPTLRLTHQLRALHDAILVGIGTVLADNPRLTVRLVRGKQPQPVVLDSHLHMPLTAALLENPPRPPWIATVETPQSPRWQALQAHGAMLLSLAPNLHGNVDWADLLSALYRRGICTLMVEGGARVIQSLLEAAAADQVVVTLATRFVGGLSVLEQPLSHFEKLGFPSLEEPGCQRLGDDIVVWGKVCYPPATPG, translated from the coding sequence GTGACCTTAAGCTACGCCCAGAGTCTGGATGGTAGTCTGGCTCTTGAGCGCGGCAGGCCTTTGCGTCTGAGCAGCCCGCCGACCCTGCGGCTCACCCACCAATTGCGCGCCCTGCATGATGCCATTCTGGTGGGCATTGGCACCGTGCTGGCAGATAATCCGCGCCTGACCGTCCGCCTGGTGCGCGGCAAGCAGCCCCAACCGGTTGTGCTCGATAGCCACCTGCATATGCCGCTCACAGCAGCTCTGCTGGAAAACCCGCCTCGCCCGCCCTGGATCGCAACGGTTGAAACTCCTCAAAGCCCGCGCTGGCAAGCCCTGCAAGCTCACGGGGCGATGCTTTTATCTCTTGCCCCCAACCTGCATGGAAACGTTGACTGGGCAGACCTGCTCAGCGCATTGTATCGACGCGGCATCTGCACCTTGATGGTCGAAGGCGGTGCGCGGGTCATTCAATCCCTTCTCGAAGCTGCTGCAGCCGATCAAGTGGTGGTCACCCTGGCAACACGCTTTGTGGGCGGTTTATCGGTTCTGGAGCAGCCTCTCAGCCATTTCGAAAAACTGGGGTTCCCCTCCCTTGAAGAGCCCGGTTGTCAGCGCTTAGGCGATGATATTGTGGTCTGGGGAAAAGTATGCTACCCCCCTGCTACGCCAGGGTGA
- a CDS encoding CDP-alcohol phosphatidyltransferase, whose amino-acid sequence MAALQRRWLLTLLSFGSFLWAMHALLGESWGQLVRWSWTMAAGAFCAYVLAVLWIALPYNYRVEDGVFFSTFGAANLVSLMRGWFLGAMAGFIFTPLPIGWIAWLPGTLYIVNGIADFVDGYLARRSRQVTVMGERLDMSLDGWGVLFASVLLYRYGTLPLWILLVGAARFIFLFVSWLRGRLGKPVYQLPPSPVRRALAGAQMGFLGAALLPVFKPPLTIWAGIFFSFPFLLNFGRDLLWMCGIRLDRLVSRAMLQRVEGLTNWTKRWLIDWLLLGVRLLIGIMLSQALWEWFSSSPSFLTAWTPLGSAQTQFQFMRIFFLLGTISTVLGLVGRGGAALLLIGVGLQQGILPIDWLSKSTLIAACLLFFSGSGKVAIWKPEERLIRYRWGEQPDA is encoded by the coding sequence ATGGCAGCCTTACAGCGACGCTGGCTGCTGACCCTGTTGAGCTTTGGAAGCTTTCTATGGGCAATGCATGCCCTTCTGGGTGAGAGTTGGGGGCAACTTGTCCGCTGGAGCTGGACAATGGCAGCGGGAGCATTCTGCGCTTACGTCTTAGCCGTTCTCTGGATAGCACTGCCTTATAACTACCGTGTCGAAGATGGAGTTTTCTTTTCCACTTTCGGAGCTGCAAATCTGGTCTCTCTGATGCGGGGCTGGTTCTTAGGCGCTATGGCCGGTTTCATTTTCACCCCGTTGCCCATCGGGTGGATAGCCTGGCTACCCGGCACTCTTTATATCGTAAACGGTATTGCAGATTTTGTCGATGGTTATCTGGCCCGGCGTTCTCGCCAGGTAACCGTCATGGGGGAACGGCTGGATATGAGTCTGGATGGCTGGGGGGTGCTTTTCGCTTCGGTCTTGCTGTACCGCTACGGCACGCTACCGCTGTGGATTTTACTGGTGGGGGCGGCACGCTTCATTTTTCTCTTCGTAAGCTGGCTCAGAGGAAGGCTGGGTAAACCTGTTTACCAGTTGCCGCCCAGCCCAGTGCGGCGTGCCTTAGCTGGCGCACAGATGGGCTTTTTGGGGGCTGCTTTGCTACCGGTGTTCAAACCGCCGCTGACCATTTGGGCAGGTATCTTTTTTAGCTTCCCTTTCCTGTTGAACTTTGGCCGTGACCTGCTCTGGATGTGCGGCATCCGCCTGGATCGACTCGTTTCCAGAGCTATGCTCCAACGGGTTGAGGGTTTGACCAACTGGACAAAACGCTGGCTGATAGACTGGCTGCTGCTCGGTGTGCGTCTTTTGATTGGGATAATGCTGAGCCAGGCGCTTTGGGAGTGGTTTAGCTCCTCACCATCCTTTCTCACCGCCTGGACGCCGCTGGGCAGTGCTCAAACCCAGTTTCAGTTCATGCGTATTTTCTTTCTGTTGGGAACCATCTCGACAGTTTTGGGGTTGGTTGGCCGCGGCGGGGCGGCTTTGCTGTTGATTGGCGTTGGCTTACAGCAGGGGATTCTGCCTATAGACTGGCTGAGTAAGAGCACCCTGATTGCAGCCTGCCTGCTCTTCTTTAGCGGCAGCGGCAAGGTTGCAATATGGAAGCCCGAGGAGCGATTGATCCGTTATCGCTGGGGAGAACAGCCCGATGCGTAA